In Chryseobacterium gleum, a single genomic region encodes these proteins:
- a CDS encoding FMN-dependent NADH-azoreductase, whose product MKRVLHITSSPRSESSVSKKLGNAVVEKITAKYPDHILKKRDLANPLFPHLEEAHINAFFTPAENRTSEQSEIVKLSDTVIDELQEADIIVIEAPLYNFSITSTLKSWLDHIARAGKTFSYSENGPEGLVKNKKVYLAFSSGGVYSEGERQAYDFVIPYLEKTLGFMGMTDISVVRAEGLSVPVVQETALQKGIESIIVE is encoded by the coding sequence ATGAAACGAGTACTTCATATTACTTCAAGTCCGAGAAGTGAATCATCAGTGAGTAAAAAACTGGGAAATGCAGTCGTAGAGAAAATAACAGCCAAGTATCCTGACCATATTTTAAAAAAACGCGATCTGGCAAATCCCCTTTTTCCTCATTTGGAAGAAGCGCATATCAATGCATTCTTTACGCCGGCTGAAAACCGGACTTCTGAACAGTCGGAAATTGTAAAGCTTTCAGATACGGTAATTGATGAGCTTCAGGAAGCTGATATTATTGTTATTGAAGCGCCCCTGTACAATTTCAGCATCACTTCCACACTGAAATCATGGCTTGATCATATTGCCAGAGCAGGAAAAACATTCAGCTACAGCGAAAACGGTCCTGAAGGCCTGGTGAAAAATAAAAAAGTATACCTTGCCTTTTCAAGTGGCGGCGTATATTCTGAAGGGGAAAGACAGGCTTACGACTTCGTAATTCCTTACTTGGAAAAAACGCTTGGATTTATGGGAATGACGGATATTTCTGTTGTCCGTGCAGAAGGACTTTCTGTTCCGGTCGTTCAGGAAACAGCCCTGCAAAAAGGGATTGAAAGTATTATTGTAGAATAA
- a CDS encoding RidA family protein produces the protein MENNKQPQLINPAELFNPAPYGFSHSISVESPSRMCFISGQSGGVGENHVLADDFKTQVQNALKNLQIVLQSHSMTFENIVKITLLIVDHNQEKLEIWTEEARKVWKSTLLPTSTLIPVSQLALPGMLFEIDAIALE, from the coding sequence ATGGAAAACAATAAACAACCCCAACTGATCAATCCTGCTGAGTTATTTAATCCCGCTCCTTATGGTTTTTCTCACAGTATTTCTGTGGAATCTCCTTCCAGGATGTGTTTTATATCCGGACAGAGTGGCGGCGTAGGTGAAAATCATGTATTGGCAGATGACTTTAAAACTCAGGTTCAGAATGCTTTGAAAAATTTGCAAATCGTTTTACAGAGCCATTCAATGACGTTTGAAAATATAGTTAAAATCACCTTGCTTATTGTAGATCACAACCAGGAAAAACTTGAAATATGGACAGAAGAAGCCAGGAAAGTCTGGAAATCTACATTACTGCCAACAAGTACACTTATTCCTGTAAGTCAGCTGGCTTTACCCGGAATGTTGTTTGAAATAGACGCGATTGCTCTGGAATAG
- a CDS encoding winged helix-turn-helix transcriptional regulator, producing the protein MEEEKIVYSRPQCSNHLSATEDALYVLGGRWTIRVMIAILGGHTRFNELQRTIKGISARVLSSELKKLEVNHLVERTVITDQKPVLVEYVPTEYSESLKDVIAALADWGTKHKKKITT; encoded by the coding sequence ATGGAAGAAGAAAAAATAGTGTATTCAAGGCCGCAATGCAGTAACCATCTCTCTGCTACAGAGGATGCATTATATGTTCTCGGAGGCAGATGGACTATACGTGTAATGATTGCGATCCTGGGAGGGCACACCCGTTTCAATGAATTACAGCGTACCATCAAGGGAATATCTGCACGGGTATTATCCAGTGAATTGAAAAAACTGGAAGTTAATCATCTGGTAGAAAGAACCGTAATTACAGATCAGAAACCTGTGCTGGTAGAATATGTTCCTACAGAGTATAGTGAATCTCTGAAAGATGTCATTGCTGCTTTGGCAGACTGGGGAACAAAACACAAGAAAAAAATCACTACATAA